A genome region from Chloroflexi bacterium ADurb.Bin180 includes the following:
- the yccM_1 gene encoding putative electron transport protein YccM, with protein sequence MTQRLIDLLLRARRRRVQALSFLLMNSYFLQGLKSLPCPGMNCYACPAANLACPIGTLQHFVIIREIPAYTLGVLSLIGLAVGRLACGWACPFGWLQELLYGLRHRFAVPGWRVSERWRWLPYAFLVLLVVIVPLLTYEPWFSKLCPVGTLEAGIPWLLLDAELRAQAGWLFLLKLGILVAFLVWMVATPRPFCRFVCPLGAIWSPFNRISQLRLAVDQQRCTSCGACQRVCPVDIAIHENPESMRCVRCLECVRACPEQAISVAGRS encoded by the coding sequence ATGACCCAACGACTCATTGACTTGCTGCTCCGCGCCAGACGGCGCCGGGTGCAGGCCCTGTCCTTCCTGCTGATGAACTCGTATTTCCTGCAAGGATTGAAGTCCCTGCCCTGCCCCGGGATGAACTGCTACGCCTGTCCGGCGGCCAACCTGGCCTGCCCCATCGGCACCCTGCAGCATTTCGTGATCATCCGCGAGATCCCGGCCTACACCCTGGGCGTGCTGAGCCTCATCGGCCTGGCAGTGGGGCGGCTGGCCTGCGGCTGGGCCTGCCCCTTTGGCTGGCTGCAAGAGCTGCTCTACGGCCTGCGTCATCGCTTTGCCGTGCCGGGCTGGCGCGTGAGCGAGCGCTGGCGCTGGCTGCCCTACGCCTTTCTGGTGCTGCTGGTGGTTATCGTCCCCCTTCTCACCTATGAGCCGTGGTTCAGCAAACTGTGCCCGGTGGGCACGCTCGAGGCGGGCATTCCCTGGCTGCTGCTCGACGCGGAGCTGCGGGCGCAGGCCGGATGGCTCTTCCTGCTCAAGCTGGGGATTCTGGTGGCGTTCCTGGTGTGGATGGTGGCCACGCCGCGGCCCTTCTGCCGCTTTGTCTGTCCGCTGGGAGCCATCTGGTCGCCGTTCAACCGCATCAGCCAGCTCCGGCTGGCCGTCGACCAGCAGCGCTGCACGAGCTGCGGGGCCTGTCAGCGGGTCTGCCCGGTGGACATTGCCATCCACGAAAACCCGGAGTCGATGCGCTGCGTGCGCTGCCTGGAATGCGTGCGGGCCTGCCCGGAGCAGGCCATCAGCGTGGCGGGGCGTTCCTAG